GAGAATCTGAGTGGAGTTCATATCGCAAAGGCGTTCAACCGCGAGTCAGAGTTGGCTTCCAGACTCTCGGAACTGAACAACAAGGCCTATCGATTTGGTTTCAAGTTCATGATGCTGATGAGCGCCATGCAGCCCATGCTGCGAGCAATCGGTCAGTTCGGTGTTGCAGCAATCCTGTTTGTGGGTGCATATCTTGTCGTTCAACCCGTGCCGGCACTGACCATACCCCAGCTGTTTCTCGGTGTGGTGCTGCTGAACCGCTTCATGTGGCCTCTCCTATCTCTATCGATGGCTGGCTCTCAGGTTCAGGCCTCACTTGCAGCCATGGACCGGGTACTGGACGTTATAGAGTCTAAGCAAGCCATACAAGACAGTCCGGATTCAGTCGAGCTCCGTGAGGACAGTGATGGGATATCCTTCGAGAACGTAACGTTCTCATACACAAAGGGGACTGAAGTGCTGAAGGACATCACTCTACATATCCGTCCCGGAGAGACCGTCGCAGTGGTCGGTGCCACCGGTGCTGGCAAGACGACATTGGCCGCCCTGATAAACAGGTTCTACGACCCCGACTCGGGTCGGATTCTCATAGGCGACCAAGACCTGCGCACAATCAGCCTTCATTCTCTCCACAGTAATGTGGCACTGATTGCTCAGGAGCCCTACCTGTTCGATGGCACGATTCTGGAGAACATCCGTTACGGGCGACCATCTGCAACTGATCAGGAGATTGTGGATCTGTGCAGGGCTATAGGAGCGCACCAGTTCATCGAAGTGCTCGCTGATGGCTACAGTTCTCGGGTCATGGAGAATGGAAAGAACCTGAGTGCTGGCCAACGACAGATGATAACCATCGCAAGGACGATGCTCGCTGACCCACGCATCCTTGTGCTTGATGAGGCGACAAGCCGGCTGGATGCGTACAGCGAAGCGTTGGTCCAAGAGGCTCAGGCCCGGTTGTTCGCTAATCGGACCACTGTTGTCATTGCTCACCGCCTTACGACCATCGCTGGCGCATCAAGAGTGTTTGTGCTTGACCATGGCCGACTAGTCGAACAGGGCACGCACGAGGAGCTGCTCGCTCTGGGTGGACTGTTCAAGACCCTCTACGATACATATTACGCGCATCAGGGAATCGAGGAGATTGACGAAGCGATGCTCAGGAGGGCTTCAGAAGAGCTGATGAAGATGGAGCCCAGTCAACTTGCCTCGGCTCCCGGGGGGCAGGCCATGACTGGTCCCGCCGAAGGTCAGAGTGGCGCTCCATGGACAGACCCGGAAGTGCTGAAGAGACTGCCACCTGCAGTAAGGGAGAGGATTCTCAGAGACCCTGAAGCAGCTCGCAAGGAGTTCGCGCAGATGATGAGAATGGGAAAGCGGCAAGGCAGAGGCACCGACTAGAAGAGCACTCTATGCTTCATCAATTCGGCTGAGGATGGTGAGCGAGAGTCCGAGAGCAAGATAGGCCTCGGCGGTCAGGCCTCTGATCATCGGATGCAGAGGGCTCACAAGCGACGAGCACCACCCGATGTTCAGTGACAGAAGTATGATCATCGCGAAGAGCATGAGTATCAGCGGGATTCGCATCTTTCCTGTTCGGAAATGCCATAGAAGTGCCGTCACAGAGCCAACGATTACTGCGAGGCACAGAGCTAGGAAGCCGCAGATGGTGGCTAGCACCGCGTCTGGCGGGGGAATGAAGAGGCTTACGAGTGTCTTGATGGTGAAGATGATCAGGCCCAGGATAGTCGCGAGGACTGCGGCAGTCGTCTTAGGCCTGCTGGCCGGCACGACTCTGTTGAAGATGAACACGTAACCAACGACCCCGATTGCCCACAGCAGCATCACTGGAACCTGAAGAAGTGCAACTGCGAACTGGAACTGCGCAGTGTCAGGCAGAGGGTACACGATGGATATGGCAGTCTCAGGGAGAGCTGCGACAGTAAGGCCGAGTGACATGACCAACCCCATGGTGTGCAGCATGTCCTCCCTTATCACGCCCTCGCGCATATAGCCGACGAGACCGGTCAACCCGACAGCAAGAGGCACAGTGGGTCCGATTGGGACCATCATGAGCGCGAATAATCCAAGGTCGACCATAGTCGAAGACAACACTGCTGCCACGAGAATGACTAACCCCATCATGACCAGTGATAGCGCGTGAAGCCACAGCCGCTTCAATGAATAGGGGGCCTCCAGTGATTCATCTCTGATAGGTCGGCGGTATTTGAGGTTTCTCGTTCTGTGTAATGTGGGTACCGCTCAAGTCCTAATCTGTTCCCACTCGACGTCATATGCGAGGTTCGGGAACTGAGTCTGGAGTTCCTCACGTGTGCCAGATATCAACGAGTTTGCCACCTTGGAGCCGACATAGGCAGAGAAACGCTTCGAGATGAACTGGAGCAGGGCCCTGAAGCCATCACTCAGTATATCTGGACTGAGTCTGCCCTTCACGCATGCCGCCGTCAGAGAGCTTCGGACCTCCACGTCGACTCGCTCCTCAAGGTCCACGAACAAGAGCCAGGGGTGTGGACCTGACAGTGCTTCCCTGGAATCGAAGAATATCCTCCGCGTGGCCTTGTAACCAATCAGGTTGGCAATCCTGTTGAGTAGACTCTGAATCACTGCACCGTAGAGTACAAGCTTGGTCTGCGACGGAGACACCCGTTCAACCGCTCGGCGTTCAGCAAGTTTGGCTATCTCTTCGAGAAACCTCTTGAGATCCGTCGTATTCACTCTCTCTGCCGCGATTGAGAGCGGGGTCTCTCCGTCCAGTTCCGGTAGGGCTCGCCTTGCTTCCTCTGGGAGCTCCTGCGCCAGACCCGGACTCACCATTAGCGATGTGGCCTGATAGATGTCATCCGGTTTGACCTGCTGGACAAGAGTGACGGCCTTCTCCCAAAGCGCCTCAGCCACAATGTTCATCGCCACTTCAAGTGGCATCTCCAGGTACTCGGCGGCTTCCGCGACAGTGCAGTTCTGAGGAATCAGCTTCAGGAATGTGCTCACCTCTTGATTTCTCACGAAGAGGTCCCAGTTCAGACAGGGCCGGATAATCGCGTCGGGGTCCACCTGATAGCGCACAAACTCCTCTATGACGTTCCGTTCGAAGCGCGTGTATACCGCAAGGTCAAGGTCCACGTACCTGAGCAGACTGAATTGCTCTTCGAATCTCTGGATGAGTCGCCTCAGCTTCTCTCGGAGATGTTCCTTCTCACTGTCGACACTAATCGCCCCCATTGTCCAGGTACCGAACTCGACCATGATGCGATAGTCACTGCCTTCGAAGGCTCTTGCAGTCGAAGGTGCCGAGTGCGCGCTCTCATCAAAGAAGGACGTCATGGCCACCAAGAATGACGAGATCAGATGCGGGTCGAACGTAGAGCCCTCGAAGTCCCGGTGGTATAGACAGACGCCAGACTCTCTCTTGATGATATACAGACTCTTGACGTCCACAGGAGGCTCCTCCGTTGAGCATGGCTGATATGTTATAATACCATATAGGCGGGACTCGTTGCCGCTTTTTTAGCTTTTCATGTGGGTACTATTCCTCATGTAGACCATTAATGTCAATCTTGTACGTCGTTCGTACAGCGTCAAGCCAGACGGGAGCTCCTCGAAGTCTTGAGGCCTCTTCCCTACTGAGTTCCTCGTGTCTCACTAGTGTCATGTCCTCAGGGAGGATTCCGCTCACTCCCATGGGGTCCTCAATGACTACAGTGAACGACAGTCTGCCGTCTATGGCTGCGTCTATCAGTGTCAGCAGCTCTCGTGCTCGCGCCTGTTGGTCTTCGGTCTCAGCAAACTGCAATGCACTCTCAACAACAGGCCTCGTCCGATACAGCAGCCCCTCAACGTTGGATATGAACGACTCCGCCCCCGGTCCGGGTTCAATGTCAATCCCGAAGTCAGGGAATCTGATGGTCCCGGAACTTGAACGCACAACTCGTATGTTCAGCATCTCCGGGCTTGTGACTCTGAGAGTCCACCGAGATGGGGGACGCTCCTCTGTGGAGAAGATGTCGTCGTGTGAGAAGCCGCACTTCGAGCAGCGGATTGTGAACATGGCCAGTTCGTTGAAGTAGGGCACGCTATAGAGCATCGACCGGACAGTCAGACCTGGTGCGTTGCAGACTGGACAGATGACATCGCCATCCCCTGACATATGATCTCATTGAGTTCAGTCCTTATAGTGCTAATCATATGATTGTGTCTTCCGATAGGTCCAGCAGTCGTTGTGACCTGTGAGTCACTCTTGCTCTTCAGCGTAAGGGTTAAAACATCAAGGACGACACGACACGGCAATAGTGGGCCGGTAGATTAGCCCGGCAGATCGCATGGCTTGCATCCATGAGGCCGCGCGTTCAAATCGCGCCCGGTCCACCACCATTCTCTTCTGCTTCTCTGAACTTGACCATGTGGGAAGCCTCACTCGATTGACAGTCCTTGCACTTCCCGCGGACACTGGATGAGCGTTCTCGTAGACCATCTGACTCGCGATGAATGGTTGGTGGAGAGGGGACACCGTCATGCTGTGCCACACTGGTATACATGACGATGAGTGCGGCTTCAAGTCTTGGGCTGAATCCCGTGACACGCGCACATGGAGTTGAGAAAGCGCGGTGATAAGATGAGGGGGAAGTTGGGGCACAGTGATTGCCCATCTTCCCCGGATACTGCTGTTCAGAAAAGGAAAACTAGGAATGTACGTCTAGCGCGGAGGCGGTGGGGGAGGGACGTCATCTTGACGGGTGTCCACTTTGGTCAACACAGAGTCCCGCTTCTTCTTCGTGAACACGAATCCAAGTATTACGAAGACCAGCCCGACTACTGCCACAACTGCTCCTACCAGAAGAGTGTTCCCACCAAAAGGTGTGTAGCCCACATTTGGCATGAGGGCTATGACAGCGCCCGCAATGACCAAGAGTGCGCCAAGGCAGACAGGACCGGACCTGACATACTCGCGCCATGTGAGGTAACTCATTTCGTTTTCTCCTTCTCGAGACTAGTCCACGCGGTCTCGTTCTAACACATCAGGTTGAAAGCTTGATTTAAGATTGTCGCCGATGACTGACCGGTGGCTTGCCCAGCGTTTCG
The genomic region above belongs to Candidatus Thorarchaeota archaeon and contains:
- a CDS encoding ZPR1 zinc finger domain-containing protein, which produces MSGDGDVICPVCNAPGLTVRSMLYSVPYFNELAMFTIRCSKCGFSHDDIFSTEERPPSRWTLRVTSPEMLNIRVVRSSSGTIRFPDFGIDIEPGPGAESFISNVEGLLYRTRPVVESALQFAETEDQQARARELLTLIDAAIDGRLSFTVVIEDPMGVSGILPEDMTLVRHEELSREEASRLRGAPVWLDAVRTTYKIDINGLHEE
- a CDS encoding ABC transporter ATP-binding protein; translation: MGFRGPGGPHALAAKREKPSRPVRLLLRRMVFYLGRFRRIVAIGATLSLLSAVISIFDPLLLTWGLTAVFPAEGQVSSMHMFVFLILLYVVLRILTWLMDSVNVWVLAGAQAGFVQEIQMDVYNHLVDADLSYHKSQQSGNVTSRVTSDTVSLGIGIEVLIDFSSQILTLVSTVALLIITSPFVTLATLVVVPGVLLVTVLFGTVGQRIMLASQRAYGEVSGQIAENLSGVHIAKAFNRESELASRLSELNNKAYRFGFKFMMLMSAMQPMLRAIGQFGVAAILFVGAYLVVQPVPALTIPQLFLGVVLLNRFMWPLLSLSMAGSQVQASLAAMDRVLDVIESKQAIQDSPDSVELREDSDGISFENVTFSYTKGTEVLKDITLHIRPGETVAVVGATGAGKTTLAALINRFYDPDSGRILIGDQDLRTISLHSLHSNVALIAQEPYLFDGTILENIRYGRPSATDQEIVDLCRAIGAHQFIEVLADGYSSRVMENGKNLSAGQRQMITIARTMLADPRILVLDEATSRLDAYSEALVQEAQARLFANRTTVVIAHRLTTIAGASRVFVLDHGRLVEQGTHEELLALGGLFKTLYDTYYAHQGIEEIDEAMLRRASEELMKMEPSQLASAPGGQAMTGPAEGQSGAPWTDPEVLKRLPPAVRERILRDPEAARKEFAQMMRMGKRQGRGTD